CCGACAGCGGCGTCGAGCGCCGCCACAAGGCGATCGCCAATATCTTCGTGCTCGACAACGGCCTGAGGATTTTGATCGGCCGCGACCTCGGCGATCCCGAGCGTTTTCGTCTCTTGGTACGCCAGGCGCTGATGGTGGCCTTGGCGATCATGGGGCTCGGCGCCATCATTATCTGGTTCGCCATCGGCCGCAATGCACTGAAACGCATCGACCGCATGTCGGATGCGAGCAAGAAGATCATGGCCGGCGACCTGTCGCAACGCCTGCCGGTCGGCGGATCCGGCGATGAGTTCGACCGGCTGTCGATGTCCTTGAATACCATGCTGGAGCGCATCGAGAAGCTGAACGAGGGCCTGCGGCAGGTCTCCGACAATATCGCCCACGATCTCAAGACGCCGCTGACCCGGCTACGCAACAAGGCGGCCGATGCACTCGATATCGCCGATGGCGAGACGCGGCGGGGAGCGCTCGAAGGCATTATTTCCGAATCAGACCAGCTGATCCGCACCTTCAACGCGCTGTTGATGATCTCTCGCGTCGAGGCCGGATCGGTGGCGGCCGAGATGTCGCCGGTCGAGCTTTCGGCGATCGTTTCCGACAGCGCCGAGCTTTACGAACCGGCGGCCGAGGAAGCCGGGCTAGGCCTCACCGCCAGCGTCGAACCAGGTGTCGAAGTGCAGGGCAATCGCGAGCTGATCGGCCAGGCAATCTTCAACCTGCTCGACAATGCCATCAAATATTCCTCCGATTCCGAAGGAGCAGGCACGGTATCGCTGAAGCTTGCCCGGCGCCCGGATGGCATCTGCCTTTCGGTGGCCGACCACGGACCGGGCGTTCCCGCCGAAAGGCGCGACGACGTGGTGAAGCGCTTCGTCCGCCTTGATGAAAGCCGTTCGAAGCCCGGGACGGGGCTCGGGCTTTCGTTGGTGGAAGCGGTGATGGAGCTGCACAACGGCCGGCTGGAACTCTCCGACACCGATCCCGACAGACCCGGACAGCGCGGCTTGACCGTCAGCATGATTTTTCCGGCCAAGGCCGCCTGAACTCTTCTGCCGAATGACCATCGGCCGAATCGCGTATTGGCGGTTTGGCGCCAAGACCCTAGTTTAATTCCGATCGAAGCAGACGGTTCGCGATTCTATGTGGCCGTTTTCTTCCGCTCAAAAGCCAGGGAGAGCGCATGCTGACGAAATCGACGCATGGCCTGAAGGATGTGGTCGAAGGGCTGCTTCGTCCGCTGAGCCAGACGGAGCTGAAGCTGGCGATGGCCGATCTTCAGGAGGCCGGCAAGAGCGAGCGGTCGGTGGCTGCAATGCTCAAGACCGACGGTCCGCTGCGCGATTTCATCGCCGCCGCGCTGACGCTGTCGCCTTACCTGCGCGAAATCGCTAATCTCGACCCTGCCGTCCTCGCTGGCGCCATCAGCGAGCCGCTGGAGCCGCAAATCGAGGCGCTGGTCGCTGAGGCCCGGCACTGCTGGCGGCCGAACGGCGAGGGGACAGCACCTACGGAATCCGTGGTGATGAGCAGGCTGCGCGTCATCAAGCGCAAGGTGGCCTTCCTCGTCGCACTCGCCGATCTGGCGCGGATCTTCGACGGGCGGGCGACGACGGCCTGGCTGAGTGCGCTGGCCGAAGCTTCGGTCGCGGCCGCAATCGACCACCTACTGCTGTCGGCGCATGAGGGCGGAAAGTTGAAGCTGCACAATCCGGCAGCACCCAGCGACGGCTCCGGCCTGATCGTGCTCGGCATGGGCAAGCTCGGCGCTTCCGAGCTCAACTATTCCTCCGATATCGACCTCGTTGTCTTCTTCGACGAGGAGGCAGGCATCGTGCCCGACCCGGATGACGCGATCGAGATCTTCCCCAGGATGATGCGCCGGCTGGTGCGCATCCTGCAGGAGCGCACCGCTGACGGCTACGTCTTCCGCACCGATCTCAGACTGCGCCCCGATCCCGGCTCGACGCCACTGGCGATCCCGGTCGACGCAGCGATGATCTATTACGAGGGCAGGGGTCAGAATTGGGAGCGGGCAGCCTTCGTCAAGGCTCGCGCCGTGGCCGGCGACCTGACGGCCGGCAGCGAATTCCTGCGTGGGCTCGCCCCTTTCGTCTTTCGAAAATATCTCGATTACGCCGCCATCGCCGATATCCATTCGATCAAGCGGCAGATACATGTGCATAAGGGCCACGGCGCGATCGCGGTCAAGGGCCATAACGTCAAGCTCGGCCGCGGCGGCATTCGCGAGATCGAGTTCTTCGTCCAGACGCAACAGCTGATCGCTGGCGGCCGCATGCCGGCCTTGCGGGGCCGGGCAACGGAGCAGACGCTCGGCGAACTGACCAAGGCGAAATGGATAGACGCCGAGACCCGTGACGAACTGACCGAGGCCTACTGGTTCCTGCGCGATGTCGAGCACCGCATCCAGATGGTGCGCGACGAGCAGACCCACCTGTTGCCGGAGACGGATGTCGACCTGAAGCGCATCGCCTTCATGATGGGCTTTTGCGACACGCCAAGCTTCTCCGAACGGTTGGTCGGCGTGCTGAAGACGGTGGAGCGGCGTTATGCCCATCTCTTCGAACAGGAGAGCAAGCTTTCCACCGACACCGGAAACCTCGTCTTCACCGGCCAGGGCGACGATCCCGATACGCTGGAGACGCTGAAGAAACTCGGTTTTAGCAGACCGTCCGACATCTCCCGCATCATCCGCACCTGGCACTATGGCCGCTACCGCGCGACGCAATCGGTAGAGGCGCGCGAAAGGCTGACGGAGCTGGCGCCGGAGCTTTTGCGGGTTTTCGGCGAAAGCAAGCGCGCCGACGAAGCGCTGCTGCGCTTCGACAGCTTCATTTCGGGCCTTCCCTCCGGCATCCAGCTCTTCTCGCTGCTCGGCAGCAACCCGGCATTGCTGTCGCTGATCGTCAACATCATGTCCTCGGCACCACGGCTTGCCGAGGTGATCGCCGCCAAGCCGCATGTCTTCGACGGCATGCTCGATCCCGGCCTGATGGCCGAGCTGCCGACCCGCGATTATCTCGGCGAACGGCTGAAGGGCTCGCTTGTCCAGGCGCGCCACTATGAGGAATTGCTCGACCGCTTGCGCATCTTCGCCGCCGAACAGCGCTTCCTGATCGGCATCCGCCTGCTGACCGGCGCGATCAATGGCCAGATGGCCGCACGCGCCTTCACCCATCTCGCTGACCTTATCATCGCAGCCGCACTCGAGGCCGTCGTGAGCGAGATGCGGGTAGCGCACGGCGACTACCCCGGCGGGCGCATCGCTGTCGCCGGCATGGGTAAGCTCGGCAGCTTCGAGCTGACGGCCGGTTCCGACATCGATCTGATCCTGCTCTATGATTATGACGACACCGCCTCCGAATCCGATGGAGAAAAGCCGCTCGACGCGACGCGTTACTTCACCCGCATCACCCAGCGGCTGATCGCCGCCTTTTCGGCGCCGACCGCCGAAGGCGTGCTCTATGAGGTCGATATGCGGCTGCGCCCGTCCGGCAACAAGGGGCCGGTTGCCACCCGCATCAATGCCTTCGGCAAATATCAGCGTGAAGAGGCATGGACCTGGGAGCATATGGCGCTCAGCCGCGCCCGGCTGATCTCTGGCGATGAGAGCCTCATCGCCGAGGCCGAACATATCGTCCGCGAGGTGCTGTCGGCCGATCGCGACATCGCCAAGGTGGCGCATGACGTCGCCGAAATGCGCGAGCTGATCGATAAGGAAAAGCCGCCCGCCGGCCCATGGGACCTGAAGCTGATCGCCGGCGGCGTCATCGACCTCGAATTCATCGCCCAGTATCTGGCGCTGATCGCGCCCACCAGGGGCGTCGGCATTGCGGTGAACGGCATGAGCACCGGCGAGGCCTTGAAGCAGCTTGGTGACAGGCTGATGGCAACAGTCGATCTCGACATTTGCCTGGAGGCCTTCGCGCTCTACACCGGGCTTTCACAACTGATCCGCCTCTCCATCGACGGCCTGTTCGATCCGAAGGAAGCACCTTCCGGCCTCGTCGAACTCGTCTGCCGCGCCGGCGATTGCCCCGACATCAGGACGCTGGAAGGCGAGCTGAAGCGGCTTTCGAAAGCGGTCAGAAAGATTTTCCTGAAAATCGTGAAGGCTTGATGCATCGACGAACTGCGGCGTGCTTTAGACGTCGTCGGGAATGCGCAGCGAGATCACCGTGCCCACCGCTTCGCGGGAGCGGATCTTCATGCGGCCGCCATGCAGCGCGGTCAGTGAGCGGGAGATGGCAAGCCCGAGGCCGGAGCCGCCCTTGCTCTTGGCATACTGGCTCTGCACCTGCTCGAAGGGCTGGCCGATCTTCGCCAGTGCCGAGCGCGGAATGCCGATGCCGGTGTCGGCGATGGTGACGACGACGGCGCCGTCGACACGGCGTGTGCGCACCGCGATGCGGCCGCCGTTGTCGGTGAACTTCACCGCATTGGAGAGCAGGTTGAGCAGCACCTGTTTCATCGCCCGGCGGTCGGCCATCAGCGTCAGCCCGGATGAGATACGCTGGTCGATGACGATGTTCTTTTCAGCCGCAGGCATGGCGGTGAAGCGCAGGCTTTCCTCGATCAGCGGCACGAGATCGATGCGCTCGCAGTGCAGCCTGAGGTGGCCGGCCTCGATCTTCGACATGTCGAGAATATCGTTGATGACGTTGAGCAGATGTTTGCCGCTGTCATGGATATCGCGGGCATATTCGTCATATTTCAGCGAGCCGAGCGGACCAAACATCTCGTTTTGCAGAATTTCCGAGAAGCCGAGGATGGCGTTAAGCGGCGTACGCAGCTCATGCGACATGTTGGCAAGGAATTCCGATTTCGCCTGGTTGGCAGCCTCGGCGCGTTCTTTCTCAGCCTGATAGTTGGCGTTCGCCGTTGAAAGTTCCGATTTCTGGCTCTCCAGCGTCTGGCGCGAGGCGGATAGGTCGCCGATCGTTGCCATCAGCCGGCGTTCGGATTCGCGCAGCCGTTCCTGATGGCGCTTCATCAGCGTGATATCGGTTCCGACCGAGACCCTGCCGCCGTCGCGGGTGCGTCGCTCGTTTATCTGCAGCCAGCGCTCGTCGGCAAGCTGCACTTCCGTCGTCCGTGAATAGCCGGAGCCGTCGGCATCGGAAATCCGCCGCTCGATGACAGGACGGGCGGCGGCAGCATTGACGGCCGAGCGCTCAGTGCCGGGCACGAGCACGCTGTCCGGCAAGCCGTAAGCCTGCTGGAAATGCGTGTTGCACATGACCAGCCGATCGTTTTTGTCCCAGAGGACGAAGGCTTCCGAGGTGCATTCGATGGCGTCGGCGAGGCGCTGGTCGGCTTCGGCGTAGCGCTGCGCGAGCCGATGCTGCTCGGTCACGTCCATGGCGATGCCGATCAGGTGCACGCGGCCGGAATTGCTGCGGATCACCTGGGCGCGGGCGCGCATCCAGACATAGTGGCCGCCGGCATGGCGCATGCGGAAGATCTGATCGACCTGACCGGAATGGCCCTTGGCGATGGCGCGGGCGATCTCGTAAAGCCCGCCGTCATCAGGATGCATCAGCCGCGCGGCTTCACCGAAGCCCATCGTCTTGTCGGAACCCGGCAGGCCGAGCATGTCGTACATCGAGCGTGACCAGAAGAATTCGCGGTTCTCGAAATCGAAGTCCCAGAGGCCGCAGCGGCCGCGCGACAGCGCCGTCTCGACGCGCAGGTTCGATTCCAGGAAGATGTCGTCGGCGTCGCGGGCGCGCTTCACCTGCGTGTAATAGGCATAGAGAATGACCAGCAGGATCGAGGAGATGCCGGCAAACAGCGTAACGTTGAGGGCCAGCTGCTCGCGCCAGAGCCGGCTGATCTCGTCGAGCGAGGTGGCGGCGACGATATAACCGCCGGCATTGCCCATCAGCGTGATCTCGGCATAGTGCGGCACGCCGCCTATGGTCGTTTCGATGACGCCGGCGCGATCGCCGAACCGCCGGATCGCCGAGACCTCGGGGAAGAAATCGCTGACGTTGCTGCCGACATGCGAAAGCCCGGCGGTCGTCGCGGCAAAAACCTTGCCGCTTGCCTGCACGAGCAGCACGAAGGCGCCGCTGTCGAGCCGATCCTGCGGCAGGAACCTGGCGAGCCGGGCCTGCGCTTCTGCGATATCGCCGCTGTCGAAAATGTCTGATGTATCGGCAAATACCGCAGAGGCGGTCGCTGCCGAAAGCGCGGTGGCATGGCGAGCCGAGGCTTCCAGGCGGGAGTATTCGCTGACCATGCCGAAGAAATGCGATGCGGCGACGATGAAGAGGAAGGCGACGATCAGCGCCGGAATGGCGCGCTTCAAGAGCAGCTCGGCCTTCGGCAGATGACGCAGAAGAGGTTCCGATGTCGCATGACCGGAAAGGCTGTCTCGCCAGGCTTTCAACCCGTCAAAATCGACACGCAGCCGTCCTCCGGCCACGGTTGCCCGCCGCACGTCCATCATCTCTTCGCCTTGTCCCTCGTGTGATTCGCGCGCCGCTCGCTCGAACCTGACCTAGAGAATCATGGGTGATTCGCCTTGTCCAGAGGCAAAGGTAAAAATCCGTTAACTATCTATGATTTCGTGCTTTTCGGGCGATACGACTCGCTAGGCAACCGGTCGCCGAATTTTTCGCGACGACCGGTCGAAGCAAATTACCCTTTAAGCGTGCGCTCGACGATATCGCGCACGTCGGTCGAAAGAGCGGCAGCCTGCTCGATCTCGATTAGCGCCAAACGGGCGTGATCGGCACGTGCCGGTTCAAGCGCGCGCCAGGAGCGCATCGAAGTGAGAATGCGGGCGGCAAGCTGCGGGTTGCGTTCGTCGATATCGAGAATCTGACGTGCGAGGAAACGATAGCCTTCGCCGTCGGCGCGGCCAAAGCCGGTCGGATTGGCGAAGGCGAAGGTGCCGACCAGCGCCCGCATCCGGTTCGGATTGGTCCGCTTGAACAGCGGATCGTCCATCAGCGCGCGAATCCGTTCCAGGGTTTCCGCGCCCGGAATGCCGGCCTGGATTGCGAACCATTTGTCGATGACGAGCGCATTTCCCGCGAAGCGGTCGCGGAAGTTTGCCAGCGCCTCGTTTGTCTCCGCGCTGCCGGCGAAACGATGGGCGAGGATCGTCAGCGCATGGCTGAGATCTGTCATATTGTCGGCAGCATCAAAGGCGGCCTTGGCGCGGGCCGGCGTCTGCTCGGCATAGGAGAGATAGGTGAGGGCGGTATTGCGCAAGGCCCTGTGGCCGGCGCTTTTCGCGTCCGGGCTGAAATCGCCCAATGTCGTCATCGCCGCGTAGAGGTCGGCAAAAACATCCTTTCCGGCATCGGCGATCTGCTTCAGAACCGCTTGCCGGCCGGCATGGATGGCATCGGGATCATTGTTGCCGCCGAGTTCGCGGGCGATATCGGATTCGCTCGGCAGAGCCAGCGCCTGGGCGCGGAAGGCAGGCTCGAGGCGCTCGTCGGCGGCCGCCGCAATCAGCGTCTCGACGAAGGTCGCCTCGCAGACGACAGGCTTGCCCTCGCGAGCGTCGCGGGCTGCTTTCAGGAGGTTCGGCAGCGCCAGATCGGTCAGTGCCTGCCAGCGGGCGAAATGATCGGTCTCATGGCGGGCGAGGTGGGCGAGATCGGCCGGGCTCTGATCGAAATGCAGGTTGATCGGCGCGGAAAAGCTGCGGTTGATCGAAACGACTGGCCGCGAGCCAATGCCATGAAACACCGCCGTTTGCGTGCGGCCTGTGAGATGCAGCACCTCGCCGGCATATTCCGCGCCGTCGACCGAGCGAGGCTCGATCTTGCCGCCGTTTTCGCCGAAGAGCGCCAGGCTGAGCGGAATGTGCATCGGCTCCTTGTTCGGCTGGCCGGGTGTAGCGGGCGTCATCTGTTCGAGCGACAGGGTGAAGCTGCCGGCGGCCGCATCATAGCTGCCCGATGCGGTGACGAGCGGCGTGCCGGCCTGATGGTACCAGAGCGAGAATTGCGTGAGGTCGCGCCCGCTTGCATCCTCGAAGCATTTGACGAAATCCTCGATCGTCACGGCCTGGCCGTCATGACGATCGAAATAGAGGTCCATGCCCGTCTTGAAGCCGTCCTTGCCGAGCAGCGTCGCGATCATCCGCGTCACTTCGCTGCCCTTCTCGTAGACGGTCGTCGTGTAGAAATTATTGATCTCGCGATATTGCGTCGGCCGCACCGGATGAGCGAGCGGGCCGCCATCTTCCGGGAACTGCTCCGACTTCAGATGGCGCACCTCGGCGATGCGCTTGACCGGCCGCGAGCGCTGGTCGGAAGAGAATTCGTGGTCGCGATAGACCGTCAGGCCTTCCTTGAGGCACAGCTGGAACCAGTCGCGGCAGGTGATGCGGTTGCCGGTCCAGTTGTGGAAATATTCATGCGCGATGATCGCCTCGATATTGGCATAGTCGGCATCGGTGGCGAGTTCCGGATCGGCAAGGACGTATTTGTCGTTGAAGACGTTGAGGCCCTTGTTCTCCATCGCCCCCATGTTGAAGTCGGAGACGGCGACGATCATGAAGATGTCGAGATCGTATTCGCGTCCGAACCTCTCTTCGTCCCACTTCATCGAGCGTTTCAGCGCGTCCATCGCATAGGCTGCGCGCGGCTCGTTGCCGTGCTCGACATAGATCTTCAGCACCACCTCGCGGCCGGACATGGTGGCAAACGTGTCTTCGACGACGCCGAGATCGCCGGCGACGAGCGCGAAGAGATAGCTCGGCTTCGGATGCGGGTCGAACCAGGCGGCGAAATGCTTGCCCGGGCCGTAGCCGGCGCCGCCGAGGAAGTTGCCGTTCGACAACAGCAGCGGGTTGGCGTCCTTGTCGGCGATAATGTTGACCGTGAACGGCGCAAGCACGTCGGGCCGGTCGGGGAAATAGGTGATGCGGCGGAAGCCCTCCGCCTCGCATTGCGTGCAGTAGATGCCGCCGGTGCGGTAAAGGCCCATCAGCTTGGTGTTGGCCTCGGGGTTGATGACCGTAGTGATCGTCAGCTCGAAAGGCACGCTCTCCGGCAGGTCGCGCACCGTCAGGCTTTCCGCTGTTGCGTCATAACGCGAAGGGTCGAGCTCCACCTGGTCGAACAGCAGCCCGGACAGCGTCAGCTCGTCGCCGTCGAGCACGATTGGCGCCGTTGTATCGGCGCCCGGGCGGCGATGAAAGATCAGGCGTGCCTCGACTTTTGTCTCCGTCGGGTCGAGTTCGAAGGTCAGGTCCACGCGTTCCAGCACAAAGTCGGTGGGACGGTAATCTGCCAGATGGATGACCTGGCCGGTATCTGTTCGCATGGTGTTTCCTGAAGACCGTTATTTGACAACCGTGGAATACAGAGGCGGGCGCACTCTGCTATAATTTTGCCGGGCATGATTACATTAAAGTCTGAACTAAAGTTAAAGCAAATTGCCCGCGAACACCAAGTTCACGGGCAAAATATCCTCTTCAGAACTGAAGGACGCGGCTGTTGGGCGAAAGGTTCTATTTTAGATTGAGTGCCGCCTTGATCGTCGCGTCGCTTTCCGTCCGCTGCACGACGACGCCGTACCAGCCGAGCCCGTCGTAATCCTCGTAGCCGAGGGTGCGCGCGAAAGCGACGATCGAGCCGTTATTGTCGTAGTAGCTGCCCTTGGCCCGGCCGGACGGATTGGCGAGAGCAAAATGGGAAAACAGCAAGGCGGGATTGGTGGTGGCGATCACCCGGCTCTTGCCGTCGAGCAGCATGACTGTCGTCCTTTCCGCCAGTTGCGGCGGCAGGTTCGCCTCTTTCTCGACGATCGCCTGGCCCTGGTTCTGCCAGTCGAAATAGACGCCGAGCGTGCCGATCAGCCGTCCGTCGAGCTTGCCTTCTTCGCGGATGCCGGTGGCATAGACGAGCGCATGCCTGTTGTCATGGATCGGGCTCGCTTTGACCTCGTCGACACTATACGCCTCGCCGGAGGCGCAGGCAGACGCCGCGCGGAACCATGCATCACCGGCAAGGCTCGTGCCGGCAATCTTGCGCTGGAACTTGGGATTGGCCGATGCGATCACCTTGCCCGAAAGATCGGTCATGACCAGATCGAGGTAGACGGTGTAGAAGCGGTTGATGGCGCCGAGACGCTCCGCCGCAAAGGCGACGGTTTCCCGATCCGGGTTTCGCAGCGCCCGCCAGAGTGCCGGGTCCGTCGCCCACCAGCGCACATCGGCCGTGCGCTCGAAAAGATTGCGGACAATGAGCTGCACCAGCGTCTGCGCCAGATCGGTGAGGCGAACGCCCTCCATCTCCTCGACCAGCGAATCCGCCATGGCGCGGCTGAGGCCGATGCGCCCGAGCACGTTGCTCTCGAACCTGCCGGTGATGTCGGTGGCGACCTGCGCCAGCCGCTGCACCTCGTTGGCAACGACCGCAAAGCCCTTTCCGGTCTCGCCGGCTCTTGCCGCTTCGATCAGCGCATTGATGGCGAGCAGCTTGATCTGCTTGACGATATTGGTGTTGTCGGCGCTGAAGCGCTCGAGGTCGGTGCTGATGCCGTCGGTGACAACGCGCATCGAGCGCGGCGTCGCATTTTGCGACTGGGCAATGGTTTCGGCGCTAAGCGGCTTCATCAAATGATCCTGGAAGGGGCGGGCAATCGTTGCAGGGCGAAGAAAATTTCGAGTAAGCAAAAACGATGCGTGCCTATGGTTTTCAATTGGTTAACACCGACCGGTCAGAGGTGAACATTTTGCGGCGAAATGGCTGAAGAGAGCAAAAAATCGACGCGAGGGCGCGCATCCGCACCGTCGGGCCTGCGCCGGAAGGTGACTTTGCGATTCTTCCACGCCGCTTGCGATTTTTTCGCCAATCGGGATTTTCTTCGCTACGATGGGAGACGTCATCTTCTGCGTTCCCGAGTCGAACGCGTCTCCCCGTTGCTGTTAAGTCGACATAAGAGCCAGGATCATGCACGCGGTTCTCAAAAACCCGATGAGAGGCATTGCGCTGAAGGTCTCGTCGGTCGTGGTCTTCCTGGCCATGCAGACTTTCATCAAGCTGGCGGGCTCAGACATCCCACCCGGTCAGGTCACCTTCTGCAGGTCCTTCTTCGCGCTTTTCCCGATCATGGCTTATCTCGCCTATATCGGGCAACTGCGCGCGGCCTTCTACACCGCCAATCCGATCGGCCACCTCAAGCGCGGCACGATCGGCATCATGTCGATGGCTTTCGGTTTCTACGGCCTGCTGCATCTGCCGCTGCCGGAAGCGATTGCGCTCGGCTACGCCTTACCGCTCGTCGCCGTCGTCTTCGCCGCGGTTTTTCTCGGCGAGACCGTGCGCATCTATCGTTGGAGCGCCGTCTTGGTCGGCATCGTCGGCGTCGCCATCGTCTCCTGGCCGAAACTCACGCTGTTTCGTGACGGCGGCATGGAAGCCGAGCAGGCCGTCGGCGCGCTCTCGGTGCTATTTTCGGCCGTTCTCGGCGGCATGGCGATGATCCAAGTGCGTCGTCTCGTCGAGGAGGAGAAGACGGCGACGATTGTGCTCTATTTCTCGCTCATCGCATCGGTCTTCTCGCTGGCCTCCCTGCCGTTCGGCTGGCTCGTCCTGCCATGGCCGTCGGCACTCTATCTCGTCGCCGCCGGTTTTTGCGGCGGCGTCGCGCAGATCCTGCTGACGGAAAGCTACCGCCATGCCGATGTCTCCACCATCGCGCCGTTTGAATATACCTCGATCCTACTCGGCATCATCGTCGCTTATTTCGTCTTCGGCGACGTGCCGAGCTTTACCATGCTGATCGGCACTCTCATCGTCATCTCCGCCGGCATCTTCATCATCTATCGTGAGCATCAGCTCG
This Rhizobium sp. NZLR1 DNA region includes the following protein-coding sequences:
- a CDS encoding ATP-binding protein, with translation MSRFRVLFKSTAVRLSALYILLFAICAATLVFYVTAMSERLLTGQIRDAVKQEVEQVQRAYDTGGMNLLLRTMERRARQPGANLYIIAGPSGDILAGNVASVQPGVFEEIGWTSASFIYQRYTDSGVERRHKAIANIFVLDNGLRILIGRDLGDPERFRLLVRQALMVALAIMGLGAIIIWFAIGRNALKRIDRMSDASKKIMAGDLSQRLPVGGSGDEFDRLSMSLNTMLERIEKLNEGLRQVSDNIAHDLKTPLTRLRNKAADALDIADGETRRGALEGIISESDQLIRTFNALLMISRVEAGSVAAEMSPVELSAIVSDSAELYEPAAEEAGLGLTASVEPGVEVQGNRELIGQAIFNLLDNAIKYSSDSEGAGTVSLKLARRPDGICLSVADHGPGVPAERRDDVVKRFVRLDESRSKPGTGLGLSLVEAVMELHNGRLELSDTDPDRPGQRGLTVSMIFPAKAA
- a CDS encoding bifunctional [glutamine synthetase] adenylyltransferase/[glutamine synthetase]-adenylyl-L-tyrosine phosphorylase; protein product: MLTKSTHGLKDVVEGLLRPLSQTELKLAMADLQEAGKSERSVAAMLKTDGPLRDFIAAALTLSPYLREIANLDPAVLAGAISEPLEPQIEALVAEARHCWRPNGEGTAPTESVVMSRLRVIKRKVAFLVALADLARIFDGRATTAWLSALAEASVAAAIDHLLLSAHEGGKLKLHNPAAPSDGSGLIVLGMGKLGASELNYSSDIDLVVFFDEEAGIVPDPDDAIEIFPRMMRRLVRILQERTADGYVFRTDLRLRPDPGSTPLAIPVDAAMIYYEGRGQNWERAAFVKARAVAGDLTAGSEFLRGLAPFVFRKYLDYAAIADIHSIKRQIHVHKGHGAIAVKGHNVKLGRGGIREIEFFVQTQQLIAGGRMPALRGRATEQTLGELTKAKWIDAETRDELTEAYWFLRDVEHRIQMVRDEQTHLLPETDVDLKRIAFMMGFCDTPSFSERLVGVLKTVERRYAHLFEQESKLSTDTGNLVFTGQGDDPDTLETLKKLGFSRPSDISRIIRTWHYGRYRATQSVEARERLTELAPELLRVFGESKRADEALLRFDSFISGLPSGIQLFSLLGSNPALLSLIVNIMSSAPRLAEVIAAKPHVFDGMLDPGLMAELPTRDYLGERLKGSLVQARHYEELLDRLRIFAAEQRFLIGIRLLTGAINGQMAARAFTHLADLIIAAALEAVVSEMRVAHGDYPGGRIAVAGMGKLGSFELTAGSDIDLILLYDYDDTASESDGEKPLDATRYFTRITQRLIAAFSAPTAEGVLYEVDMRLRPSGNKGPVATRINAFGKYQREEAWTWEHMALSRARLISGDESLIAEAEHIVREVLSADRDIAKVAHDVAEMRELIDKEKPPAGPWDLKLIAGGVIDLEFIAQYLALIAPTRGVGIAVNGMSTGEALKQLGDRLMATVDLDICLEAFALYTGLSQLIRLSIDGLFDPKEAPSGLVELVCRAGDCPDIRTLEGELKRLSKAVRKIFLKIVKA
- a CDS encoding ATP-binding protein, whose translation is MMDVRRATVAGGRLRVDFDGLKAWRDSLSGHATSEPLLRHLPKAELLLKRAIPALIVAFLFIVAASHFFGMVSEYSRLEASARHATALSAATASAVFADTSDIFDSGDIAEAQARLARFLPQDRLDSGAFVLLVQASGKVFAATTAGLSHVGSNVSDFFPEVSAIRRFGDRAGVIETTIGGVPHYAEITLMGNAGGYIVAATSLDEISRLWREQLALNVTLFAGISSILLVILYAYYTQVKRARDADDIFLESNLRVETALSRGRCGLWDFDFENREFFWSRSMYDMLGLPGSDKTMGFGEAARLMHPDDGGLYEIARAIAKGHSGQVDQIFRMRHAGGHYVWMRARAQVIRSNSGRVHLIGIAMDVTEQHRLAQRYAEADQRLADAIECTSEAFVLWDKNDRLVMCNTHFQQAYGLPDSVLVPGTERSAVNAAAARPVIERRISDADGSGYSRTTEVQLADERWLQINERRTRDGGRVSVGTDITLMKRHQERLRESERRLMATIGDLSASRQTLESQKSELSTANANYQAEKERAEAANQAKSEFLANMSHELRTPLNAILGFSEILQNEMFGPLGSLKYDEYARDIHDSGKHLLNVINDILDMSKIEAGHLRLHCERIDLVPLIEESLRFTAMPAAEKNIVIDQRISSGLTLMADRRAMKQVLLNLLSNAVKFTDNGGRIAVRTRRVDGAVVVTIADTGIGIPRSALAKIGQPFEQVQSQYAKSKGGSGLGLAISRSLTALHGGRMKIRSREAVGTVISLRIPDDV
- the pepN gene encoding aminopeptidase N, whose product is MRTDTGQVIHLADYRPTDFVLERVDLTFELDPTETKVEARLIFHRRPGADTTAPIVLDGDELTLSGLLFDQVELDPSRYDATAESLTVRDLPESVPFELTITTVINPEANTKLMGLYRTGGIYCTQCEAEGFRRITYFPDRPDVLAPFTVNIIADKDANPLLLSNGNFLGGAGYGPGKHFAAWFDPHPKPSYLFALVAGDLGVVEDTFATMSGREVVLKIYVEHGNEPRAAYAMDALKRSMKWDEERFGREYDLDIFMIVAVSDFNMGAMENKGLNVFNDKYVLADPELATDADYANIEAIIAHEYFHNWTGNRITCRDWFQLCLKEGLTVYRDHEFSSDQRSRPVKRIAEVRHLKSEQFPEDGGPLAHPVRPTQYREINNFYTTTVYEKGSEVTRMIATLLGKDGFKTGMDLYFDRHDGQAVTIEDFVKCFEDASGRDLTQFSLWYHQAGTPLVTASGSYDAAAGSFTLSLEQMTPATPGQPNKEPMHIPLSLALFGENGGKIEPRSVDGAEYAGEVLHLTGRTQTAVFHGIGSRPVVSINRSFSAPINLHFDQSPADLAHLARHETDHFARWQALTDLALPNLLKAARDAREGKPVVCEATFVETLIAAAADERLEPAFRAQALALPSESDIARELGGNNDPDAIHAGRQAVLKQIADAGKDVFADLYAAMTTLGDFSPDAKSAGHRALRNTALTYLSYAEQTPARAKAAFDAADNMTDLSHALTILAHRFAGSAETNEALANFRDRFAGNALVIDKWFAIQAGIPGAETLERIRALMDDPLFKRTNPNRMRALVGTFAFANPTGFGRADGEGYRFLARQILDIDERNPQLAARILTSMRSWRALEPARADHARLALIEIEQAAALSTDVRDIVERTLKG
- a CDS encoding methyl-accepting chemotaxis protein, which encodes MKPLSAETIAQSQNATPRSMRVVTDGISTDLERFSADNTNIVKQIKLLAINALIEAARAGETGKGFAVVANEVQRLAQVATDITGRFESNVLGRIGLSRAMADSLVEEMEGVRLTDLAQTLVQLIVRNLFERTADVRWWATDPALWRALRNPDRETVAFAAERLGAINRFYTVYLDLVMTDLSGKVIASANPKFQRKIAGTSLAGDAWFRAASACASGEAYSVDEVKASPIHDNRHALVYATGIREEGKLDGRLIGTLGVYFDWQNQGQAIVEKEANLPPQLAERTTVMLLDGKSRVIATTNPALLFSHFALANPSGRAKGSYYDNNGSIVAFARTLGYEDYDGLGWYGVVVQRTESDATIKAALNLK
- a CDS encoding DMT family transporter; its protein translation is MHAVLKNPMRGIALKVSSVVVFLAMQTFIKLAGSDIPPGQVTFCRSFFALFPIMAYLAYIGQLRAAFYTANPIGHLKRGTIGIMSMAFGFYGLLHLPLPEAIALGYALPLVAVVFAAVFLGETVRIYRWSAVLVGIVGVAIVSWPKLTLFRDGGMEAEQAVGALSVLFSAVLGGMAMIQVRRLVEEEKTATIVLYFSLIASVFSLASLPFGWLVLPWPSALYLVAAGFCGGVAQILLTESYRHADVSTIAPFEYTSILLGIIVAYFVFGDVPSFTMLIGTLIVISAGIFIIYREHQLGIEQREARRATTPQA